The Rhopalosiphum maidis isolate BTI-1 chromosome 1, ASM367621v3, whole genome shotgun sequence genome has a segment encoding these proteins:
- the LOC113557698 gene encoding vicilin-like seed storage protein At2g18540, whose amino-acid sequence MKLYTINPLYTFLYLVIVFAVYVSSIELFVLDGKQYLNYKYEIIFGGPQVLMQIDGATFGGVKKVRTLTPDEILELREKKNKQKEIEKKQEEEEKEKKKLQEEERKRKSQTRQTEIEMGKKQRNEEQQIQTTFFNLPIVNTSLNLEITLLILSIKSLGSMIDYNIANLSTSKEILELKERRNKQKEIEKKQEKEEKRREQEEKKRERRQEKKEKERERKQEEKEKERERKQEEKERQRERKQEEEERQRERKQEEEERQRERKQEKEERRRERKMGEARGIKGSRPDTKIRRTLSNTLFGRLPRRKNV is encoded by the exons ATGAAGCTCTATACTATAAATCCGCTTTACACGTTTCTTTATTTGGTGATTGTTTTCGCGGTATACGTATCATC GATTGAACTTTTTGTACTTGatggaaaacaatatttaaattataaatatgagatAATTTTTGGAGGACCCCAAGttctaa TGCAGATAGATGGAGCTACTTTTGGAGGAGTAAAAAAGGTTAGAACATTAACGCCTGACGAAATATTAGAATTAAGGGAGAAGAAGAATAAACAGAAAGAAATTGAAAAGAAacaagaagaagaagaaaaagaaaagaagAAACTGCAAGAAGAAGAACGAAAAAGAAAGAGTCAAACACGACAAACGGAAATTGAAATGGGGAAAAAACAACGTAATGAGGAGCAACAAATAC aaacaacatttttcaatcTCCCAATTGTGAACACATCATTGAATTTGGAAATAACGTTGctgatattaagtattaaatctCTTGGATCTatgattgattataatatagccaaTCT ATCAACATCTAAAGAAATATTAGAACTCAAGGAAAGAAGGAATAAACAGAAAGAAATTGAAAAGAAAcaagaaaaagaagaaaaaagaaGGGAgcaagaagaaaaaaaaagggaGAGGagacaagaaaaaaaagaaaaagaaaggGAGAGAAAACAGGAAGAGAAAGAAAAAGAAAGAGAGCGGAAACAGGAAGAAAAAGAAAGACAAAGGGAGAGAAAACAGGAAGAAGAAGAAAGACAAAGGGAGAGGAAACAGGAAGAAGAAGAAAGACAAAGGGAGAGGAAACAGGAAAAAGAAGAAAGACGAAGAGAGCGAAAAATGGGTGAAGCACGTGGAATAAAAGGATCAAGACCAGATACCAAGATTCGACGTACACTTAGTAATACACTATTCGGCCGTTTACCGAGAAGAAAAAACGtataa